The DNA window GATGAGCAGCGTGATGAAGGCCGCAACGGTGAGCGCGAAACGCTTCATCCGTTGGGCACCTTGCGCCGTGCCTCGACCAGTTCGCGCAAAACCGGCACCAGCGCCAGCGGCAGATCCTCGGCAATCAGCCCCGGTCCAAACCGGCTGCCGGCCTCGGCATGGATCCAGACCGCCGCACAGGCTGCTTCAAACGCCGGCATGGCTTGCGCCATCAGGCCGGCTGATATGCCCGACAGCACGTCGCCCGACCCGGCGGTGGCAAGCCAGGCCGCGCCGTTGGCATTGATTGCCGCCCGGCCATCAGGCGCGGCGATCACCGTGTCGGCGCCCTTGTAGACGATAATGGCATTGGCGCGTGCAGCCGCCGCGCGCGCCTTGTCCAGCTTGGACGAGGCGTCATCGCCGGCCATGTCGGGAAACAGCCTGGCAAACTCCCCTTCGTGTGGTGTCATCACCAGCGCCGGCGCATTCTGCCTGCGCGCCGCTTCGAACAAGACGTCCTGCGCCTCACGAAACGAGGTGATCGCGTCGGCATCGAACACAAGGCCGTCGACCTGTGCGGCGGCATTCCGTGGCTGGCCGGCGGCGAGGAGTGCCAGCCCAAAGGTCCGCGTTTTTTCGCCGACGCCAAAGCCGGGCCCAAGCACAAAGGCCGAAGGACGGCGTTCGCCGGCAAATTCCTCGATGTCCGCGAGATCGTCTGCCTTGCGCAGCATGATCGAGGTCAGATGGGCGGCATTGACCTGCATGGCGTTGCCCGGCGACAGCACGGTCACCGCCCCTGCCCCGCTTCGGGCCGCGGCCAGCGCCGACAGCCGCGCCGCGCCGGTGGCGCTCGGTCCGCCTGAAAAGACGCCGACATGGCCGCGTTTGTATTTGTGCGCGTCGACGGCCGGTATCGGAAAATCGCGCAGCCAGCGCGCCGGCCTGTTCTCGAACGCCCGGGACCGGAGCCGTGCAATGATGTCGTCGCCGATGCCGATATCGGCAAGCACGATCTCACCGCATCGCTCGCGGCCCGGCAGCAGCAGATGGCCGGGTTTCTTGCGCGCGAAGGTCACGGTGACGGCCGCGGTGAATGCGATGCCCAGAACCTTGCCGCTGTCGCCGGAGACGCCCGAAGGCAGATCGACCGCGATAACCGGCAAACGTCGGTTGGAGGCGATATCGGCCGCCCTTGCGGCGTCGCCCGATAGCGGCTTGGACAGCCCCGCCCCATAAAGCGCGTCGACCACGATCGAGCCGGGCCCGGCTTCAAAGCCAGACAGTGGCCGAGGCGCGATCGGGCATTCCGCGGCGGCGAGCGCCGCATCGCTTTCCGGCCTCGGCGCTGCGGACGCCCAGATCGTCGTGGCGACGCCGCTGTCGGCCAGGATGCGGGCGACGACATAGCCATCGCCGCCATTGTTGCCCGGCCCGCAAAGCACATGGACATGGGTCGCTTCGGGATAGCGGTTGAAAACCTCGGCCGCGACCGCTTCCCCGGCGCGCCGCATCAAGCCGATGCCGGCGACTGGACCGGAGGCAATCGCCATTCGGTCCGCCTCGCCCATTTCGACGGAAGTAAGAAGTTCATCGCTCATGGATTGCCGATCCGCATTCGATCAAGCATTGTCCAGTTTTCGATCCGAAGCAAACCAAGAGGAGTTGGCGCGACTGCGGCCATAGTGTTCGGAGGGAGGCATTGCAGACGGCAAATGCCTGCTATTTAGGCGACATGCCCAATTATTGTGCCGCAATACCCCTTGGCACTGTGGAGACTCAAGGGACCGGTGCCGCATCCGATGCAGTGAATGACGTGAATTTGCATCCCGGCGCGGTACGGCTTTGAAATCGTATGAGACCGCTTCTGCTCCGCTGAATTGGCACAGTTCGTGCTTGATGGAGGCGCAAGCGGGGCTCACAACCCGTTTTTTTGGCAGTGGAGGCCACTTTTTACATGAAAAAGATCGAAGCGATCATCAAGCCATTCAAGCTGGACGAAGTGAAGGAAGCGCTTCAGGAGGCCGGACTGCAAGGCATCACCGTCACCGAGGCCAAGGGCTTCGGACGCCAGAAAGGCCACACCGAGCTCTACCGTGGCGCCGAATATGTCGTCGACTTCCTGCCCAAGGTGAAGATCGAGGTCGTGCTCGGCGACGATGCGGTCGAAGGCGCCATAGAGGCCATCCGCAAGGCGGCGCAGACAGGCCGTATCGGCGACGGCAAGATCTTCGTCTCCAACATCGAGGAAGTCGTGCGCATCCGCACCGGCGAAACCGGAATGGACGCGGTCTGATCGGACCCGGCCACCGTTCGAAACGTCATCCATCAAAAAACGTCATCACACAGGGATACATGACATGACGACAGCCAAAGACATCATGAAGCAGATCAAGGACAACGACGTGAAATTCGTCGACCTGCGCTTCACCGACCCGAAGGGCAAGCTGCAGCACGTGACGATGGATGTCGTCGAGGTCGAGGAAGACAT is part of the Mesorhizobium loti genome and encodes:
- a CDS encoding P-II family nitrogen regulator, whose amino-acid sequence is MKKIEAIIKPFKLDEVKEALQEAGLQGITVTEAKGFGRQKGHTELYRGAEYVVDFLPKVKIEVVLGDDAVEGAIEAIRKAAQTGRIGDGKIFVSNIEEVVRIRTGETGMDAV
- a CDS encoding bifunctional ADP-dependent NAD(P)H-hydrate dehydratase/NAD(P)H-hydrate epimerase — protein: MSDELLTSVEMGEADRMAIASGPVAGIGLMRRAGEAVAAEVFNRYPEATHVHVLCGPGNNGGDGYVVARILADSGVATTIWASAAPRPESDAALAAAECPIAPRPLSGFEAGPGSIVVDALYGAGLSKPLSGDAARAADIASNRRLPVIAVDLPSGVSGDSGKVLGIAFTAAVTVTFARKKPGHLLLPGRERCGEIVLADIGIGDDIIARLRSRAFENRPARWLRDFPIPAVDAHKYKRGHVGVFSGGPSATGAARLSALAAARSGAGAVTVLSPGNAMQVNAAHLTSIMLRKADDLADIEEFAGERRPSAFVLGPGFGVGEKTRTFGLALLAAGQPRNAAAQVDGLVFDADAITSFREAQDVLFEAARRQNAPALVMTPHEGEFARLFPDMAGDDASSKLDKARAAAARANAIIVYKGADTVIAAPDGRAAINANGAAWLATAGSGDVLSGISAGLMAQAMPAFEAACAAVWIHAEAGSRFGPGLIAEDLPLALVPVLRELVEARRKVPNG